A genome region from Cucumis sativus cultivar 9930 chromosome 4, Cucumber_9930_V3, whole genome shotgun sequence includes the following:
- the LOC101210143 gene encoding ribonuclease H2 subunit A: MSSQDSLPKWTSKPCVMGIDEAGRGPVLGPMVYGCLYCASSYLKQLSSLNFADSKTLKEEKREELFEDLKANESIGWAVDVIDPRELSSKMLNKVKINLNEISHDSAMGLVTKVLSMGVLLTEVYVDTVGDPEKYRIKLSEKFPNIKFVVAKKADSLYPVVSGASIVAKVTRDRALREWALEETAENMHRNFGSGYPGDPTTKCWLEDHKHSVFGFPTLVRFSWGTCTSYFKDVVEVSWESDKVDEDGATGGSGKKQLRLSNVGITTSKRKSEEIESSGKGRCKFFQARKLEQLSRF, from the exons ATGTCTTCTCAAGATTCACTCCCAAAATGGACTTCCAAGCCTTGTGTAATGGGCATAGATGAAGCTGGTCGAGGCCCTGTTTTAG gTCCAATGGTGTATGGATGTTTGTACTGCGCCAGTTCCTATTTGAAACAACTTTCGTCTTTGAATTTTGCAG ACTcgaaaactttgaaagaagagaagagggaGGAATTGTTTGAAGATTTGAAGGCTAATGAGTCAATTGGATGGGCTGTTGATGTCATTGATCCTCGAGAACTTTCTTCGAAGATGCTAAATAA AGTAAAGATCAACCTAAATGAAATATCACATGACTCTGCGATGGGTCTGGTCACCAAGGTTCTAAGCATGGGAGTTCTTTTAACTGAG GTTTATGTGGATACTGTTGGAGATCCTGAAAAGTACAGGATCAAGTTGTCTGAAAAATTTcctaatataaaatttgtagttGCAAAGAAAGCTGATAGCTTGTATCCTGTTGTCAGTGGGGCAAGCATAGTCGCAAAG GTCACAAGAGATCGTGCATTGCGGGAATGGGCATTGGAGGAAACAGCTGAAAACATGCATAGAAACTTTGGTTCTGGATACCCTGGAG ATCCAACAACTAAATGTTGGTTAGAAGATCACAAGCACTCGGTATTTGGGTTCCCTACACTAGTCCGCTTCAGTTGGGGTACCTGCACTTCATATTTCAAAGACGTTGTTGAAGTATCATG GGAGTCGGATAAAGTGGATGAAGATGGGGCAACGGGTGGGAGTGGTAAGAAACAATTAAGATTAAGCAATGTTGGCATCACCACATCCAAGAGAAAGAGTGAAGAAATTGAATCAAGTGGCAAAGGACGGTGCAAGTTTTTCCAGGCTAGAAAACTTGAACAACTCTCTCGTTTTTGA
- the LOC101217545 gene encoding probably inactive leucine-rich repeat receptor-like protein kinase At3g28040, which translates to MSFLCFFALSLLGSISTLLQNAIAFNELYPQLNDDILGLIVFKSDLQDPSSVLSSWSEDDDSPCSWKFIKCNPINGRVSEVSIDGLGLSGRIGRGLEKLQHLKVLSLSGNNFTGNLSPQLVLPPSLDRVNFSGNSLSGRIPVSLISMSSIRFLDFSDNLLSGPLPDEMFVNCSSLHYLSLASNMLQGPVPNTLPTRCLYLNTLNLSTNQFSGSLNFAPGIWSLARLRTLDLSKNDFSGVLPQGISAIHNLKELKLQNNQFSGPLPSDLGLCVHLATLDVSGNRLTGPLPNSMRLLTSLTFLNIGFNSFSDELPQWIGNMGRLEYMDFSSNGFTGSLPLTMGGLRSVKYMSFSNNKLTGNIPETLMECSELSVIKLEGNSLNGRVPEGLFELGLEEMDLSKNELIGSIPVGSSRLYEKLTRMDLSSNRLEGNFPAEMGLYRNLRYLNLSWNEFKAKIPPEMGLFENLNVLDIRSSDLYGSIPGELCDSGSLKILQLDGNSLVGPIPDEIGNCLSLYLLSLSHNNLSGEIPKSISKLSKLEILRLESNELSGEIPQELGILQNLLAVNISYNMLTGRLPVGGIFPSLDQSALQGNLGLCSPLLKGPCKMNVPKPLVLDPNAYPNQMGGQSSRNRPSQLSNHSSHHVFFSVSAIVAISAATLIALGVLVITLLNVSARRRSLAFVDNALESCSSSSKSGTVTAGKLILFDSNSKASLNWVSNHEALLNKASEIGGGVFGTVYKVSLGDGGDVAMKKLVKSDIIQNPEDFDREIRVLGKVKHPNLISLKGYYWTVQTQLLVMEYANNGSLQTQLHGRLPSAPPLSWDNRFKIVLGTAKGLAHLHHSFRPPIVHYNLKPTNILLDENFNPKISDYGLARLLTKLDKHVMNNRFQSALGYVAPELACQSIRVNEKCDVHGFGVMILEIVTGRRPVEYGEDNVVILTDHVRYLLERGNVLDCVDPSMTQYSEDEVVPILKLALVCTSQIPSSRPSMAEVVQILQVIKAPLPQRI; encoded by the exons ATTATCTGGGAGAATCGGAAGAGGGCTTGAGAAATTACAGCATCTCAAGGTATTGTCTCTCTCTGGGAATAATTTCACTGGGAATCTTAGTCCTCAGCTTGTTCTTCCTCCTAGTCTCGACAGAGTTAATTTCAGCGGCAATAGTTTATCTGGGCGGATTCCTGTTTCTCTTATCTCTATGTCTTCCATtagatttcttgatttttctgATAATCTCTTATCTGGGCCACTTCCTGATGAAATGTTTGTTAATTGTTCTTCTCTTCATTATCTTTCTCTTGCTTCTAATATGCTTCAAGGCCCTGTTCCCAACACATTGCCCACAAGgtgtttatatttaaacaCTCTCAATCTTTCAACCAATCAATTCTCCGGTAGCTTAAATTTTGCTCCTGGGATTTGGTCTTTAGCAAGGCTGAGGACATTAGATCTCTCAAAAAATGATTTCTCTGGTGTTTTACCACAAGGGATTTCAGCTATTCATAATCTAAAAGAGCTCAAGTTGCAGAACAACCAATTCTCAGGGCCATTACCTTCAGACTTGGGATTATGCGTCCACTTAGCTACATTGGATGTCAGTGGAAACCGTCTCACCGGGCCGCTACCGAACTCAATGAGGCTCTTAACCTCCTTAACCTTCCTCAATATAGGATTCAACAGTTTTTCAGATGAGCTCCCACAGTGGATTGGAAACATGGGAAGGTTAGAATACATGGATTTCTCAAGCAATGGCTTCACTGGTAGTCTTCCCTTAACAATGGGGGGATTAAGATCGGTGAAATACATGAGTTTTTCAAACAATAAGCTGACTGGGAACATCCCAGAGACATTGATGGAATGTTCTGAGCTATCTGTGATCAAGCTTGAAGGAAACAGTTTGAATGGAAGGGTGCCAGAAGGGTTGTTTGAACTGGGGTTAGAGGAGATGGATTTGTCTAAGAATGAGCTGATTGGTTCAATTCCAGTGGGATCAAGTAGGCTATATGAGAAGCTGACAAGAATGGACTTGTCAAGTAACAGATTAGAAGGGAACTTTCCAGCAGAAATGGGGTTGTATAGAAATTTGAGGTACTTGAATCTGTCATGGAATGAGTTTAAGGCAAAGATTCCACCAGAAATGGGGTTGTTTGAGAATCTGAATGTGTTAGATATTAGAAGCAGTGATTTGTATGGTTCAATTCCTGGAGAATTGTGTGATTCTGGGAGTTTGAAGATTCTTCAACTTGATGGAAACTCTCTGGTTGGTCCAATTCCTGATGAGATTGGGAATTGTCTCTCACTTTACTTGCT GAGTTTATCCCACAACAATCTAAGTGGAGAAATTCCCAAGTCAATCTCCAAACTAAGCAAGTTAGAGATTCTAAGACTTGAATCAAATGAACTAAGTGGAGAAATACCTCAAGAGCTTGGAATTCTTCAAAACCTACTAGCTGTTAATATTTCATACAATATGTTAACAGGCAGACTTCCTGTTGGTGGCATTTTTCCAAGCTTAGATCAAAGTGCTTTGCAAGGAAACCTAGGCCTTTGCTCCCCTTTACTTAAAGGACCTTGCAAAATGAATGTCCCTAAGCCCCTTGTTCTTGATCCCAATGCCTATCCCAATCAAATGGGTGGCCAAAGCAGCAGAAACAGACCTTCACAATTATCTAATCATTCCTCACATCATGTTTTCTTCAGTGTCTCTGCCATTGTTGCCATCTCTGCTGCCACTTTGATTGCCCTTGGGGTGCTTGTAATCACCTTGCTCAATGTCTCTGCTCGGAGGAGATCGCTTGCGTTTGTCGACAATGCGTTGGAAAGCTGTTCGAGCTCTTCGAAATCAGGGACAGTCACTGCTGGTAAgcttattttgtttgattcaaACTCAAAGGCATCGTTGAATTGGGTTAGTAACCATGAAGCCTTGCTGAATAAGGCCTCTGAGATTGGTGGTGGAGTTTTCGGAACGGTTTATAAGGTTTCATTGGGAGATGGAGGAGATGTAGCTATGAAGAAGCTTGTGAAATCagacattattcaaaatcCGGAAGATTTTGACCGGGAAATCCGAGTTTTGGGGAAGGTTAAACACCCTAATTtgatcagcttaaagggttATTATTGGACTGTTCAAACTCAGCTATTGGTAATGGAGTATGCTAACAATGGAAGTCTTCAAACTCAACTCCATGGAAGACTTCCTTCAGCTCCACCATTGTCTTGGGATAACAGGTTCAAGATTGTGCTTGGGACAGCCAAAGGACTAGCACATTTACACCACTCATTCCGCCCGCCAATCGTTCACTACAATCTAAAGCCAACCAACATCCTCCTCGATGAAAACTTCAACCCAAAGATCTCTGATTACGGGCTCGCAAGACTCCTAACAAAGCTTGACAAGCACGTCATGAACAACAGATTCCAAAGTGCATTGGGATACGTCGCACCGGAACTAGCATGCCAGAGCATAAGGGTGAATGAGAAATGCGACGTACACGGTTTTGGGGTGATGATTCTAGAGATCGTGACGGGACGAAGGCCGGTGGAGTATGGAGAAGACAATGTGGTTATATTGACAGACCATGTGAGGTATTTGCTTGAGAGAGGTAATGTGTTGGATTGTGTTGATCCAAGTATGACTCAATATTCAGAAGATGAAGTTGTGCCTATCCTCAAATTGGCTTTGGTATGCACTTCTCAAATTCCTTCAAGTAGGCCTTCCATGGCTGAAGTTGTGCAGATTCTTCAAGTTATCAAGGCTCCACTTCCTCAAAGAATATAA
- the LOC105435172 gene encoding uncharacterized protein LOC105435172 produces MTGNIPEVQSRRVEHTCLAQNVNASADSPKTSSEVFPSAIEFYVWSDEGINLYVDLNSSPLDWTERLKNEVYICESIYRDKRLQQNLCWFKGHKEFAKSFQWNNHAGLFKGGYLQKETPSCSNLMINNSTEAGRLDEADGSVIFSRITSHAINADASENLDENQTIISSETDFDRQNQKIAGSEFCAEEDNRATSLDFEIDNDLQKKENSDPISGGQSDLSILVHQNFTLESEMCESSTLQNSCSALNLSVENPGSSAAGSMDMESSDIEQCSKDVSCSPCRALPQGDSNVSDYCLQTSAEKSERNNLSVATESSECSQIRESMEKTLPVSHSLESNGAHKKRKLTKTETKCYSQPDRRVLRSVTNKQRLPRRSRRLVSKVVLTVATLRINNFFPGNVQDCIQVSSLVGWGTNSYHLKEEIKYV; encoded by the exons ATGACTGGAAACATACCTGAGGTCCAAAGTAGACGTGTAGAGCATACATGTTTAGCTCAAAATGTAAATGCTTCTGCTGATTCTCCTAAAACTTCTTCAGAAGTCTTCCCATCTGCTATTGAATTCTATGTCTGGTCTGATGAGGGAATTAATCTTTACGTGGATTTAAATTCTAGCCCTTTGGATTGGActgaaagattaaaaaatgagGTTTACATCTGTGAGAGCATCTACAGAGACAAACGTCTGCAACAAAACCTCTGTTGGTTTAAAGGTCATAAAGAATTTGCAAAATCTTTTCAGTGGAATAATCATGCTGGCCTATTCAAGGGTGGCTATTTACAGAAGGAAACTCCCTCCTGTTCGAACCTGATGATAAATAATAGCACGGAGGCTGGCCGGTTAGATGAAGCTGATGGATCTGTAATCTTCTCTCGTATTACGTCTCATGCCATTAATGCAGATGCTTCTGAAAATTTAGATGAAAATCAGACAATCATATCTTCTGAAACTGATTTTGATAGGCAAAACCAGAAAATTGCTGGGTCTGAATTTTGTGCGGAAGAGGATAATCGTGCTACGAGTCTTGATTTTGAGATTGACAATGATTtacagaaaaaggaaaattctgACCCAATTTCTGGTGGTCAATCTGATCTTTCCATATTAGTCCATCAAAATTTTACGCTTGAAAGTGAAATGTGTGAATCTTCAACACTGCAGAACAGCTGCAGTGCTTTAAACCTCTCTGTGGAGAATCCTGGAAGCTCAGCAGCTGGTTCTATGGACATGGAATCATCAGATATTGAACAATGCTCTAAAGATGTCTCTTGTTCACCTTGTAGAGCATTACCACAGGGAGACTCAAATGTTTCTGATTACTGCTTGCAAACAAGTGCAGAGAAGTCG GAGAGGAACAACTTAAGTGTTGCAACGGAGAGTTCGGA atGCTCTCAAATCCGTGAATCTATGGAGAAAACGTTGCCTGTATCTCATAGTCTCGAATCTAATGGAGCACATAAGAAGAGGAAACTCACTAAAACTGAAACAAAATGTTATAGTCAACCTGATAGAAGAGTTTTAAGAAGTGTAACGAATAAACAGAGGCTACCTAGAAGATCCAGGCGGCTCGTTTCAAAG GTTGTGTTGACTGTTGCCACGTTGCGAATCAACAATTTTTTCCCTGGAAATGTACAAGATTGTATCCAGGTTTCTTCTTTAGTTGGATGGGGTACGAACTCTTATCATTTAAAGGAAGAAATCAAGTATGTGTAA
- the LOC101210393 gene encoding serine/threonine-protein kinase-like protein ACR4, translated as MGLFLLVDLVVSFLKKMCGWRGGLFVELVVFADMCLLVSGLGSMSPLAVSYGEKGPVFCGLKSDGSHLVNCFGSNSAITYGTPSHFPFIGLTAGDGFVCGLLLDSNQPYCWGSSGYVQMGVPQPMIKGAQYLEISAGDYHLCGLRTPLTGRRRNMSFVDCWGYNMTRTFAFDGPIESISAGSEFNCGLFSLNRTVFCWGDETSSRVISLIPKDMRFQKIASGGYHVCGILEGANSRAFCWGRSLDIEEEISVAYSGEGNVELVPVDPLASVVGGKFHACGIKSSDRGVICWGFTVKPSTPPPDGIKVYDIAAGDYFTCGILAEKSLLPVCWGLGYPTSLPLAVSPGICKATPCPPGFYEISQDKARCKSPNFHVCMPCSSACPPDMYLKVECSLKSDRQCEYNCSTCFSSECLSNCSSMLSNGMMGRKNGKYWPVQQLPVLVAEIAFAVFLVAIVSLTAILYVRYKLRNCHCSGKELKSKKNKGTASSFQKESYKIRPDLDELKIRRAQMFTYEELERATCGFKEESIVGKGSFSCVFRGVLKDGTVVAVKRAIMSPNMQKNSKEFHTELDLLSRLNHAHLLNLLGYCEEGGERLLVYEFMAHGSLHQHLHGKNTALKEQLDWIRRVTIAVQAARGIEYLHGYACPPVIHRDIKSSNILIDEEHNARVADFGLSLLGPTDSSSPLAELPAGTLGYLDPEYYRLHYLTTKSDVYSFGVLLLEILSGRKAIDMQYEEGNIVEWAVPLIRSGDISAILDPILKPPSDAEALKRIANVACKCVRMRAKERPSMDKVTTALERALAQLMGSPCNEQPILPTEVVLGSSRLHKKSSQRSSNRSVSETDIAEAEDQRFEFRAPSWITFPSVTSSQRRKSSVSEADVDGKNLEGKNVGNCGGVGDGLKSLEEEIGPASPQEKLFLEHNF; from the coding sequence ATGGGGTTATTCTTGTTGGTGGATTTGGTTGTTTCGTTCTTGAAGAAGATGTGTGGTTGGAGGGGTGGATTGTTTGTGGAATTGGTTGTTTTTGCAGATATGTGTTTGTTGGTGTCAGGTTTAGGTTCAATGTCTCCTCTTGCTGTTTCTTATGGGGAGAAAGGGCCTGTTTTTTGTGGTTTGAAGTCAGATGGGTCTCATCTTGTGAACTGTTTTGGTTCAAATTCAGCCATAACTTATGGAACCCCTTCTCATTTCCCATTCATTGGTCTCACTGCTGGTGATGGGTTTGTTTGTGGGCTTCTTTTGGATTCCAACCAACCTTATTGTTGGGGGAGCAGTGGCTATGTTCAAATGGGTGTTCCTCAGCCCATGATCAAAGGAGCTCAATACCTGGAAATTAGTGCTGGTGATTATCATCTGTGTGGACTTCGAACGCCTCTCACTGGACGGCGTAGGAACATGTCATTTGTCGATTGTTGGGGTTACAACATGACCAGAACCTTTGCTTTTGATGGTCCTATTGAATCGATCTCAGCGGGGTCTGAGTTCAACTGTGGGCTGTTTTCTCTTAATAGAACTGTTTTCTGTTGGGGTGATGAGACGAGCAGCCGTGTAATCAGTTTGATACCTAAAGATATGAGGTTTCAAAAGATAGCGTCTGGTGGATATCATGTTTGTGGAATTTTAGAGGGTGCAAATTCAAGAGCGTTTTGTTGGGGAAGGAGCTTAGACATTGAAGAAGAGATCTCAGTTGCATATTCAGGTGAAGGAAATGTTGAATTGGTTCCAGTTGATCCATTAGCCTCTGTTGTTGGGGGAAAATTCCATGCTTGTGGAATAAAGAGCTCAGACCGTGGTGTGATTTGTTGGGGTTTTACGGTTAAACCGAGTACTCCACCACCGGATGGGATTAAAGTTTACGACATTGCTGCTGGAGATTACTTCACCTGTGGAATTCTAGCTGAAAAATCTCTCTTGCCTGTTTGCTGGGGTCTTGGATATCCTACTTCCCTGCCTTTAGCCGTCTCACCTGGAATCTGTAAAGCAACTCCTTGTCCTCCTGGTTTCTACGAAATTAGCCAAGACAAAGCTCGGTGTAAGTCACCAAATTTTCATGTGTGTATGCCCTGCAGTTCTGCTTGCCCTCCTGATATGTACCTAAAAGTTGAGTGCTCCTTAAAATCTGATAGGCAGTGTGAATATAATTGTTCAACTTGCTTTTCAAGTGAATGCCTCTCAAACTGCTCGTCCATGCTTTCAAATGGTATGATGGGAAGGAAAAATGGGAAATATTGGCCTGTGCAGCAGCTTCCAGTTCTTGTAGCTGAGATTGCTTTTGCTGTTTTTTTGGTAGCTATTGTGTCTTTGACTGCAATCTTATACGTCCGATACAAGTTACGGAATTGCCATTGCTCAGGAAAGGAGTTGAAgtctaagaaaaataaagggaCTGCCTCTTCCTTCCAGAAGGAAAGCTATAAAATACGTCCTGACTTGGATGAGCTGAAAATAAGGAGGGCTCAGATGTTCACCTATGAAGAACTCGAGAGAGCGACATGTGGGTTTAAGGAAGAGTCTATTGTGGGAAAGGGAAGTTTCTCTTGTGTTTTTCGAGGGGTTTTAAAGGACGGGACGGTTGTAGCAGTAAAACGAGCTATAATGTCTCCCAACATGCAGAAGAATTCAAAGGAGTTCCACACTGAACTAGACTTACTATCAAGATTAAACCATGCCCATTTGCTTAATCTGCTTGGTTATTGTGAAGAAGGTGGAGAGAGGCTTCTTGTTTATGAGTTTATGGCTCATGGTTCCTTGCATCAGCACCTCCATGGCAAGAACACAGCCTTAAAAGAACAATTGGATTGGATAAGAAGGGTCACAATTGCAGTCCAAGCAGCCAGGGGAATTGAATACTTGCATGGCTATGCTTGTCCTCCAGTCATTCATCGAGATATTAAGTCGTCAAACATTCTCATCGACGAAGAGCACAATGCTCGAGTCGCTGATTTTGGCTTGTCGTTGTTGGGACCAACTGATAGTAGCTCTCCATTAGCTGAGCTACCAGCGGGGACTCTTGGCTATCTTGATCCTGAATACTATAGACTTCATTACCTTACCACCAAGTCGGATGTGTATAGCTTTGGTGTTTTACTGCTAGAAATTCTCAGTGGTAGAAAAGCCATTGATATGCAATATGAAGAAGGGAACATAGTTGAATGGGCAGTGCCTTTGATAAGATCTGGAGATATCTCTGCAATTTTAGATCCGATATTAAAACCGCCTTCTGATGCAGAGGCCTTGAAGAGGATTGCAAATGTAGCCTGTAAATGTGTGAGAATGAGAGCGAAGGAGAGGCCATCAATGGACAAAGTGACAACTGCTTTGGAGCGTGCTCTTGCCCAATTAATGGGAAGCCCATGTAACGAACAACCGATCTTACCAACCGAGGTGGTTTTGGGAAGCAGCAGACTACACAAAAAGTCTTCTCAAAGATCATCCAACCGTTCGGTCTCTGAAACAGATATAGCAGAAGCTGAAGATCAAAGGTTCGAGTTCAGAGCTCCATCGTGGATTACATTCCCGAGTGTGACATCGTCCCAGAGGAGGAAATCCTCAGTGTCAGAAGCAGATGTTGATggaaagaatttggaaggaaaaaatgTAGGGAATTGTGGAGGTGTTGGGGATGGATTGAAGAGTTTAGAGGAAGAGATTGGACCTGCTTCCCCTCAAGAAAAGTTGTTCTTGGAGCACAATTTTTAA
- the LOC101217783 gene encoding uncharacterized protein LOC101217783: MWIHRFHLTFLFFQFLFLFPSTISSIRTNIGLAVNSSCRSTVQGRYLLSDDNGYVCDALSVDPLSRCCHGKGEKFPCHGCNLVLQCCNSYEYCVSCCQNPSRTKREQILKIKIAKPATAGTYASVFDFCVGRCRHNSESVVHENAYHSAFHHCFSLPSYSSGDNSTQLEFRLSGINVIIGRQGESCDSVCKSNGQSCVPNKILVLNHCDIMQKYLSCKGGCLASVGTDQPAEVAYDAPKELNPGACLYSSAQSMVSCDGSHPHTKRLCPCA; the protein is encoded by the exons ATGTGGATTCATCGCTtccatttaacttttttattcttccaatttctcttcctctttccttCAACAATTTCATCCATCAG gACTAATATTGGCTTAGCAGTAAATAGCTCATGTAGGAGCACTGTTCAGGGAAGATATTTGTTGTCTGATGATAATG GCTATGTGTGTGATGCTTTGTCTGTTGATCCACTGTCTCGTTGTTGTCATGGAAAAGGGGAGAAATTTCCTTGTCa TGGCTGCAATCTTGTTTTACAATGTTGCAATTCATATGAATATTGTGTTTCATGCTGCCAGAATCCTTCAAGG ACCAAAAGGGagcaaatattaaaaattaaaattgccAAGCCAGCCACTGCAG GGACATATGCCAGCGTCTTTGATTTCTGTGTTGGGAGGTGTCGTCACAATTCTGAGAGTGTT gTACACGAAAATGCTTATCACAGTGCTTTCCATCATTGCTTTTCTCTGCCATCATATTCTTCAG GAGACAACAGCACACAACTAGAGTTCAGACTCAGTGGCATTAATGTCATTATTGGAAG ACAAGGAGAGTCGTGTGATTCAGTTTGCAAGTCAAATGGACAATCATGTGTCCCTAACAAGATTTTGGTCCTAAATCACTGTGACAT TATGCAAAAATACTTGAGCTGCAAAGGAGGTTGCTTAGCAAGTGTTGGAACCGATCAACCTGCTGAAGTTGCTTATGATGCTCCTAAAGAACTG AATCCAGGAGCATGCTTATATAGTAGCGCACAATCAATGGTTTCTTGTGATGGCTCACACCCACATACGAAGAGGCTTTGCCCTTGTGCCTAA
- the LOC101210877 gene encoding calmodulin-like protein 3: MDPTELRRVFQMFDRNGDGRITKKELSDSLENLGIFIPDKDLTQMIEKIDVNGDGCVDIDEFGELYQSIMDERDEEEDMREAFNVFDQNGDGFITVDELRSVLASLGLKQGRTVEDCKKMIMKVDVDGDGMVNYKEFKQMMKGGGFSALG; encoded by the coding sequence ATGGATCCAACGGAACTACGAAGAGTATTCCAAATGTTCGATCGCAACGGCGACGGCAGAATCACCAAGAAGGAACTAAGCGACTCCTTGGAGAATTTGGGAATTTTCATTCCTGATAAAGATCTGACTcaaatgattgagaaaatCGACGTCAATGGCGATGGATGTGTCGATATTGATGAGTTCGGTGAGCTGTATCAGTCGATTATGGACGAGCGAGACGAGGAGGAGGATATGAGAGAAGCTTTCAACGTCTTCGATCAAAATGGCGATGGATTCATCACCGTCGACGAATTGAGGTCAGTTCTAGCTTCCTTGGGGCTTAAACAAGGGAGAACTGTAGAGGATTGcaagaaaatgataatgaaaGTGGATGTGGATGGAGATGGAATGGTGAATTATAAAGAGTTTAAACAAATGATGAAGGGAGGCGGATTTAGTGCATTAGGTTGA